The stretch of DNA AATCTACCGTCACATCATGGAACCGTTACATTTCAAAACAAATGACACACGCATTGTCGATGCAAAGTGTATGGTCGATGACATTTTTAAGTTTCCTGACGGTATTCAGAGAAGGTGCTGAAACTGTTGTGTTTTATATGGGAATTGCCCCGAAAATGTCGACGTTTGATTTCATATTGGGGATTGTCCTTGCGATTTTGATTTTAGTTGCGACAGCATTCTTTTTTGCGAGAGCCAGCAAAAAGATTCCTCTGCATTTGTTCTTTGGTGTAGCTACTGTATTCATTTACCTATTGGCCTTTAAAATTATCGGTGCAAGTTTACACACGTTGCAATTGACGAATGTCTTACCGACACATATTATTTCTAATTTACCAGTTATAAATTTCATCGGCTTCTATCCATCAGTTGAAACGTTGACTGGTCAGGTAATTTTGCTGATTCTAATCGCAGGCACGATTATATATAAGAAAATGGCATCAACTGTAAGCAATACAAGTTTACAGAGTTAGCCAGAAAACACGAAATCCTATCAAGGGTTTCGTGTGTTTTTTTGGCGAAAATGGGTATACAATTAGAATGAGAAAATATTCAACTTAATTAGGAGGAGAATGAACAATGGAAAAAATTGAAGTTGGCGATATTTTCACCTTAATGGATGAAAACGATCAAGAGCAAGAAATTGAAGTATTAGGAACTTTAACTTTAGATGATGTGGAATATGCTGCAGTTGCTTTTGCCGATGAAATCGATGAAGATTCTGAAGGGGATATTGATGTTTTCTTTTTAAGAGTGGAAGATGATGAGCAATTGTCCCTGATTGAAAGTGATGAAGAATTTGATCGTGTGTCCGCTGCGTTCAAAGATTATGAAGAAGAAGAGTAAAAAGAAAATCGGTTAGACTTGTGATAGAAATAATATAATTTGTGAATTACAAAAGACCTTCCGTATGTTCAAAAACTTACAGAAGGTCTTTTTCTAATTTCTTAGTTAAATCATGAAATTAATGCCCTAATATCCTGTTCCTTCTTAATAGAATTGAATATATATATGAAAACGGACATTCAAGTAAAATACTTTTGAAGAAAGGTTAATGTTAATGTATGAGTTTGGAAATTGTAATGACGGTTTTTGTGTTTCTAATGACCATGTTAGTCATATTCTGGAGACCTAATGGAATGAATGAAGCTTGGCCTGCATCGGTTGGGGCCGCAATTATATTACTACTCGGCATCGTATCACGTGAAGATATCTTGGATATTATTAGTAAAATCGGTGGAGCCTCAATTACCATAATGGCAACGATTGTCATGGCAGTCATATTGGAAAGTTTCGGTTTTTTCCACTGGTCAGCTGCAAGACTTGTCAGTTTATCAAAAGGATCAGGTCCTCGTTTATATTGGAATATTCAATTGTTATGCTTTTTAATGACCCTCTTATTTAATAATGATGGAAGCATCTTAATAACAACCCCTATTTTAATTCTCCTGCTAAAAAATCTTAGGCTTAAACCTCATCAACAAATACCATATCTATTAAGTGGAGCTCTCATTGCAACTGCATCCAGTGCTCCCATTGGTGTAAGTAATATTGTGAACTTGATCGCCTTAAAGATCGTTCATATGAGCCTTTATATGCACACAGCCATGATGTTTGTCCCGGCGACGTTGGGATTATTGTTTATGTCATGTTTGATGTATTTGGTTGTTAGAAATAAATTGCCAAAAAAATTACCTCACTCTGCAAATGAAATAGAGGAAAGTTTTTTTACTAAACAATTTCATCCATTAAAAACAGGTGTTAATGTAGAAACAAAGCGACAACGTACTAAATTTATGCTGAAAATATTACTTTTTGTTTTTGTCATACGTTGTCTGTTATTTGTAGCATCTTATGTTTCTGTTCCGATTGAACTAGTTGCAGTACTCGGCTCGCTTGTATTGCTGATTTGGAGATGGTATCACTTACGAACAAATCCTATTGATATCTTGAAAAAAACCCCCTGGCATATTCTCATCTTCGCTTTTTCTATGTATGTAATTATTTATGGTTTGCACAATATAGGTTTAACTGAGTTGCTCGTTCAAATTTGCGAACCTATTGTAAACCAAGGACTATTTCAAGCGAGCTTTATTATGGGAGGATTAGTTTCTATTCTTTCTAACGTTTTTAATAATCATCCTGCATTAATGATTGGTACCATAACACTAACTGAAATGGGACTTGAACCCATTACTCTTAAGACTATTTATCTCGCAAACATTATTGGAAGTGATATGGGATCATTGTTATTACCTATAGGAACACTTGCCTCTCTTATATGGATGAATATTCTCAGAGCAAATAAGTTAAATGTAACATGGAAGGACTATTTAAGTTTATCTTTGATGGTTGTGCCACCAACAACGATTGTCACTTTATTATTATTATTCTACTGGGTACAATTGGTATTTGCATAAAATACGATGTAGCCCCTAATAAAGTGACCCAGGAACAATTCCGAGGTCACTTATTAGCTGTCTAGGTAGCAGGACCTTTCATAAAACTGTTCAGTTTATGGATGTATTCTTTTTTATTTCTTGAATTTGCAATTCAGAATTGGATCAATAAAGTAATTTAGAAAATTAACCAAGGGTAATAGGGGGATTTTAGATGTGGAAGAATTGAATGGAACATTTTATTTGGGTCGAGTATTCAACTTTTCTCTCAGTTCTGATTCCAGTTTAATATAGTGCTCCAATCTCTTTTCTGTTGCTTCTAATATCCCTTCTAATATCTTTATTCTTAACTGATCTTCTGATAAAGCTTTTACTTTAATTAATTCGTTTGAATTTCTCAGCGATTTTTCAAATTCCTGTTGATTAATCATAGTCCTTGTATCCTTCCTTTTTGAATAAACAAAAAATATTTCTGAGTATTGTTCAATTTCATTAATTGTACTGTTGTGATTAATTTCAACTGGTACCATACTCTCAAATACTTCTTTGTCAGGAAAATCATAGAACAGATACTCCTTATTGGAATTAATGAAGATGATAATAGACTCGTGATCAATTGATTTAATAAAATTACTTATTTCTCTAGATTCCTGAAAAGTATTACGGTTAAAATCATCAATTATAACAATACTTTTATGAGGAATTTGACTCGAATTATTAACACTAATAACACTGCTGCACAATTGATTTCCAGAACAATTCAATAAATTTTCCAGAAGCAGTTTATCTGTATTCATTTCATAAATTTCATAATCTGCCGCTAACTCATTGATTAACTTCACAACACAATAATAACGATGTGTAATATTAAAATACCTTTCAAAATCAATGGAAAAATTTATACAATTTTCGAAATGACCCATTATGTTATTTATGCGAGGGGGAGTTATAGTCATTACTGTTTTCGGTTTTTCATTAAAAATAAAAGGAATTAACTCAGATGGAAACTCCTTTTTTATTACAGTTGCCTGCTGAAATATCCCATTATAGAACATAAGATCATCAGGATGGGGGTATATCACTAACCTGGTTTCCGGTTCCGGTACGAAGTAATCAACCATTAGTTGATATATTTTTTTTTGTTCTTCGTAAGTTATAAAATTAGAGAGAAGTTCTGTTAATAAGATTGTTGAATCTTTATTAATTTGAATCTTTTGATTGATACCAAAAAATACAAGAACTTTATCAAGAAAACTACGACCCATTCTACCCATACTTTCAATCAAATCAAAATGTTCTAGGTTAGGTTCATCGAATTCTATGATTCTTTTGTTGAAGTTTCCTATTTTCTTGGTGATTATCTGATTCTTTCTATCGTATCCGCTGCCATCTTCCAAGGAAGTGAAATTAATTTCTTTTTCAATCAAATAAATTCCAAAAATACTATCCGGGCTCTCTACAATTATTTCAGTAAATTCGTGGGGATTAATCTTATTTTCCACGAGATATTTTTCAATTACATAATTATTTTTTTCGGTATCTAATTCGTGGGTATTTAAAAAAAAGATTTTATCAAAAAAGAGACCTTCCATTTCCTTAAACTGTGGGAATTTTTCTTTAATTGAATCTGATAATAGAATGTAACAAACCTGTTCTTTATGAAAAAGTTCTTTATATATGATGCAGTGTAACAATTGATGAATTGTAACTACATGGTACAAAATCATGATGTTCACTCCGAATCTAAATTGTAAAAAAACATATTTCAGCTTAATTAGTAGACTTATAGATTAGCCTGATCCATTATGTCATTTAATGTCTCGAAAGATTGATTTTCAGTATCCGCAATTACTCCTCTGGAAAAACTCAAGTCACCAAAATTTTCCCTTATAAATCGAAGGTCTCTTATGATCATTCTGAATGGTAAATACGCATCGTACCCAGATATGTTAAAGAGATACTCATAATTCGAAAACGTCTTCTTATATAACTTTACAAAATCATAAATACCTTGATGAATTTGTTCAATAATCTTATAGTTTTCAACTTCTGGGACATCAAATAGTAATTTATATCCGTCTTCAGTTCTCTTAAAGCCGGAGAATGAAGGATAGCAAGCCTGCGTAAATAACTCGAAAAATACATTATTATGTTTAGTACTTGTGTGTGTATCGTATAAATTTCTGTTAAGCATTCTAGAAAAAATGTAAACTCCTATTTCTTTCTTCATGATCTGGCTTAGATTACCTGTGTGGTTCGAGTGTCTACAAGCGGCTACTAAACTGTGAACTTCACAATTTAACTTCCATTTTTGTTCAATCAAATATTTAATCCCTGCCCCCCCAGATCCAACCCAGCCAACATCAACTACCGCAACTTTTTTATTTCCTTGAATTATATTCATAAAATACTCTTTTACAATTGCATGATCTTCAGTTAGTTTTTTCACAACAGTTTCCCAATTTTTTACTAAAAAAGATTGAATTAATTTTACATTTCCTTTATGAATGATATCGTCTTCTTTTAGGTCATGCTGAGTCAACAAACTAAATAATTCTTCTAACTCCAAAGACTCAAACAGACCTTTGATTGTAATTCCTAATGCACTTTTTGCTTTGTGTTGAACCATTCGTTTCAAGAAATCATATCGGTTTTTTTCTATTGTATATTTCGCATTAGCAATTCGAGACCAGTAAACATATTCAGTATCCATATCAGTGAAAAGAAAATTAAATACTTTCCTATAAATGTCTCCGTCTCTTGAAAGAAACAATATTTTATCTATATTATTTTGTTTTGCATAATCATAAATCCATTTGCAGTAGCCCAATATATACAAACCACCATAAATGAAACCATATTCATAATGAGGAGTATATTGCTTAATACCATTATGCAAATGAGTATTAACAATTCCACTGTATGTGGAAGCAATTAGTTCGGACATATCGTCTGGGCGGTATTGATTTCCAGTCTCATGAACGTTATTGTAATATCTTGCCTCTATGCCTAGTTCTTGAGCGCTTTTTATATCTGATTCATAATTCGTCCCGACGTGTACCATACTCAAATCCTTGCCTAATTTTGTTAAAGCTATATTGAATAATTGTTTATCGCGTTTACTGCAATGGTTCTCACAGGAAACAAAAACGTCAAAAAAACCACTAAAACCTGAGTTCTCCAATAATTGTTCAATCATTGACTTTGTTAAATACATATCAGAAATAGCAATTATTTTTTTATTTTGGGACTTAAGTATTTCAAAAACATCTTTCATATAGGGATTAGCAAAGCAAAACTCTAATTCTGTTTGTAACTCTATCTGCACGCCATATTGTTTATCAATTCCTGTTCTTAACTCAACTTGTTCGTAAATATCATATATTGTTACTTCGCTAATTCCTTTTTTTCCTTTTGCTTGATTACGCGCTTCCTTTTCCGCTTCCCTTCGTATAGCCATAAAATTCACACAGCTATGTTTTTCCCCTAATATCATGAAAAGATGATGAGGTTGGGCAAACGGTCTTAATAACAAAGTGTCAAATACATCAAACGAAATAACCTCGTATTCTAACATATTTCTTGCAAAATCAAGTGCTTTTGGTCGGCTTATTATTTTCGACTCCGAGCCATCTAAATATGGCAACTTTAGTTTCTCTTTTGGATTAAATGGTAATGCATCTATAAATATTCCTCCTTTTACACATTGGAATTTCTTGAGCAGGAATAACCCAACGGTTGCCCGTGGCACATTTAAGCAAATAACAGTCGTATAAATACCGTCTTCCATTTATGACACTATTATCTTATTCTGTTTGTTCAATTGAAGTGAAGGTGAGCCGGGAGGTTTAGACAAAAAAGCATCTTCAGTAGTATATGCATTGATAAAATTTTTGAGGAAACATGCCGTGATTTTTTATGACCTGGTAATCCAAAGGGACTGTCTTATAAAAATGAAAAGGACTTGAAGTATTATTGAAAGACTAAAAATGAGGAAGAACGGAAACGTCATTGAGGTCAATGGTTCGGTCCTGCTAAGCTCCAGCCAAAAGACAATTGCCGTGACGTAAGAATCTATCGCAATAATTTAGAAAAAAGGAATGAAAATGTGGACGACTTTCACAAAATCACTATAAAAAAAACAAATAAAGGCTTGAAAATTAAAAACCCGACCAATTACGAATTGATCGGTAAAGGAATGCAGGGAGCTGTTTTCAAACTTTCTGATGACCGATGCTTAAAGATATATGCAAAAAAACGACACTGTCTGAGAGAGAGCAAAACACTGTATGCAGGGAAGGTCTCCTCAATTGTTCCCAAGGTTTTCGAAGTCGGCTCGAATTATATTGTTATGGAATACATCAAGGGTCAACCTTTGGAGGATTATCTGAATTCGCACCTCAGCATCTCGGAACCAATCGCCAAACAACTGGTTTATATATTCAAGGAAATGAAAAGGATCGGTTTTACCAGAATCGATGCCAGTATACGCCATTTATTCGTAACCGATGTTGGAGAAATCAAAGTGGTAGACCATGTGAATTCATTGAAAATACAACAAGAGTGGCCAATTCGTTTCTTTTGTGCCCTCAAAAAATTAAAGCTGCTGGACACGTTCCTGTATCAGTTAAAGGAAATGGATCCGGAATTATATGGGGAGTGGAAAAAATTGATGGATGAAAGCAAGGAGTAATAACGTAACCCTATTTACTATAGAAATAATAAGTAACCATAGAAAGGTGATGCAGGAGTTCGATAACATTTCCGCATCACCTTTTTATTGTGGTTTTCGGAAGGTTTTTTCTTTATAAGTCTGTCTTTTTGGTGATAGCTAAAGTGTTTGATATAGTTATTCATAGATTTAGTGCCATCAAAAAGGAGTAATAAAGGATGAAAATAGTTTCGTGGAACGTA from Paenisporosarcina sp. FSL H8-0542 encodes:
- a CDS encoding HAD-IA family hydrolase; this translates as MEDGIYTTVICLNVPRATVGLFLLKKFQCVKGGIFIDALPFNPKEKLKLPYLDGSESKIISRPKALDFARNMLEYEVISFDVFDTLLLRPFAQPHHLFMILGEKHSCVNFMAIRREAEKEARNQAKGKKGISEVTIYDIYEQVELRTGIDKQYGVQIELQTELEFCFANPYMKDVFEILKSQNKKIIAISDMYLTKSMIEQLLENSGFSGFFDVFVSCENHCSKRDKQLFNIALTKLGKDLSMVHVGTNYESDIKSAQELGIEARYYNNVHETGNQYRPDDMSELIASTYSGIVNTHLHNGIKQYTPHYEYGFIYGGLYILGYCKWIYDYAKQNNIDKILFLSRDGDIYRKVFNFLFTDMDTEYVYWSRIANAKYTIEKNRYDFLKRMVQHKAKSALGITIKGLFESLELEELFSLLTQHDLKEDDIIHKGNVKLIQSFLVKNWETVVKKLTEDHAIVKEYFMNIIQGNKKVAVVDVGWVGSGGAGIKYLIEQKWKLNCEVHSLVAACRHSNHTGNLSQIMKKEIGVYIFSRMLNRNLYDTHTSTKHNNVFFELFTQACYPSFSGFKRTEDGYKLLFDVPEVENYKIIEQIHQGIYDFVKLYKKTFSNYEYLFNISGYDAYLPFRMIIRDLRFIRENFGDLSFSRGVIADTENQSFETLNDIMDQANL
- a CDS encoding arsenic transporter; the protein is MSLEIVMTVFVFLMTMLVIFWRPNGMNEAWPASVGAAIILLLGIVSREDILDIISKIGGASITIMATIVMAVILESFGFFHWSAARLVSLSKGSGPRLYWNIQLLCFLMTLLFNNDGSILITTPILILLLKNLRLKPHQQIPYLLSGALIATASSAPIGVSNIVNLIALKIVHMSLYMHTAMMFVPATLGLLFMSCLMYLVVRNKLPKKLPHSANEIEESFFTKQFHPLKTGVNVETKRQRTKFMLKILLFVFVIRCLLFVASYVSVPIELVAVLGSLVLLIWRWYHLRTNPIDILKKTPWHILIFAFSMYVIIYGLHNIGLTELLVQICEPIVNQGLFQASFIMGGLVSILSNVFNNHPALMIGTITLTEMGLEPITLKTIYLANIIGSDMGSLLLPIGTLASLIWMNILRANKLNVTWKDYLSLSLMVVPPTTIVTLLLLFYWVQLVFA
- a CDS encoding DUF1292 domain-containing protein, coding for MEKIEVGDIFTLMDENDQEQEIEVLGTLTLDDVEYAAVAFADEIDEDSEGDIDVFFLRVEDDEQLSLIESDEEFDRVSAAFKDYEEEE
- a CDS encoding AarF/UbiB family protein, coding for MQGAVFKLSDDRCLKIYAKKRHCLRESKTLYAGKVSSIVPKVFEVGSNYIVMEYIKGQPLEDYLNSHLSISEPIAKQLVYIFKEMKRIGFTRIDASIRHLFVTDVGEIKVVDHVNSLKIQQEWPIRFFCALKKLKLLDTFLYQLKEMDPELYGEWKKLMDESKE